The following coding sequences lie in one Lolium perenne isolate Kyuss_39 chromosome 2, Kyuss_2.0, whole genome shotgun sequence genomic window:
- the LOC127328649 gene encoding uncharacterized protein, whose translation MATTFLLSAVVAACAILASVSASSPRVLTIGGDARGWRQPAPGEETYNHWASRSRFHVRDLLYFRYAKNDSVLVVTRDDYKVCRGDRPALRLDGGEEARFRLERSGPLYFISGAPGHCDAGQRLTVRVMAQHDDASSSPADAPAASTRPGSGSGAVKAGDGKTSAAAASVRASIGDVLSQPLGFVAERHFVEHAAGVREGRPAATAARRSAARAGSSRRGARRPGRRGEGGEAREGEEGVLTSVAGAGEVESGGRRGDDGNPACCCARRWPAAAGNDNGGGAWSFGDGDGGGYGKLRATTQRRRARACLRAEELLIWRSFATPK comes from the exons ATGGCCACCACCTTCCTCCTATCGGCTGTCGTCGCTGCTTGCGCAATTCTCGCCTCCGTCTCCGCGTCCTCGCCGCGGGTGCTCACCATCGGCGGCGACGCCAGGGGGTGGAGGCAGCcggcgcccggcgaggagacctACAACCACTGGGCCAGCAGGAGCCGCTTCCACGTCAGAGACCTCCTCT ACTTCAGGTACGCGAAGAACGACTCGGTGCTGGTGGTGACCCGCGACGACTACAAGGTGTGCCGCGGCGACCGGCCGGCCCTCCGGCTGGACGGCGGCGAGGAGGCCAGGTTCCGGCTCGAGCGGAGCGGCCCCCTCTACTTCATCAGCGGCGCGCCGGGGCACTGCGACGCCGGGCAGAGGCTCACGGTGCGCGTCATGGCGCAGCACGACGACGCCTCCTCCTCCCCGGCGGATGCCCCCGCCGCCTCCACGAGGCCGGGGTCCGGGTCGGGAGCTGTGAAGGCCGGCGACGGGAAGACCAGCGCCGCCGCGGCGTCGGTTCGCGCGTCGATCGGCGACGTGCTGTCGCAGCCGCTGGGGTTCGTGGCGGAgcggcatttcgtcgagcacgctGCGGGCGTGCGTGAGGGAAGGCCGGCGGCGACAGCGGCGCGGCGATCGGCCGCGCGCGCGGGCTCCTCCCGGCGAGGCGCGCGGCGGCcagggaggcgaggcgagggaggcgaggcgagggaggGAGAGGAGGGGGTGCTCACCTCGGTTGCCGGCGCGGGAGAGGTGGAGAGCGGCGGGCGACGCGGCGACGACGGCAACCCGGCCTGTTGCTGCGCGCGACGGTGGCCTGCTGCTGCGGGCAACGACaacggcggcggcgcgtggagcttcggcgatggcgacggcggcggctacggCAAGCTGCGGGCGACGACGCAGCGACGGCGAGCTCGGGCCTGTCTGCGCGCGGAGGAGCTGTTGATTTGGCGAAGTTTTGCCACGCCTAAGTGA
- the LOC127330070 gene encoding small ubiquitin-related modifier 1, which yields MSAERGCKEEKEEGEDRKPVIKPGVHVTLKVQDTDGHSVYRTMRRTDKLQGLMDFYYASVPAVAPGTGRFLYDGGRLSGEETPAQLEMDDGDEVDFFTELMGGGGWVAGSITA from the coding sequence ATGTCGGCGGAAAGGGGGTGcaaggaggagaaggaagagggggAGGACAGGAAGCCGGTGATCAAGCCCGGCGTGCACGTGACGCTCAAGGTGCAGGACACCGACGGCCACTCCGTCTACCGCACCATGCGGCGCACCGACAAGCTGCAGGGCCTCATGGACTTCTACTACGCCAGCGTGCCCGCGGTCGCGCCCGGCACGGGGCGGTTCCTCTACGACGGCGGCCGGCTGAGCGGCGAAGAGACGCCGGCGCAGCTCGAGATGGACGACGGAGATGAGGTGGACTTCTTCACCGAGCTGATGGGCGGCGGCGGATGGGTCGCAGGGTCGATTACGGCGTAG